Part of the Lolium rigidum isolate FL_2022 chromosome 6, APGP_CSIRO_Lrig_0.1, whole genome shotgun sequence genome, TGAAAGGCCTAAGCAGCTAAATAAGGACCTACCTACCACCTACTTCATGACCAAGCGTGGGTATCATAACAAACCAGTTAAAACCCTGAGAACTACAAACCAACTAGCCAGGGGCCAAAAGATAGAACAGGTGATAAACGGATGCAACAAAACCATCATACACAGTTGGGTAAGAGCTTAGGTTTAAAAGTTATGACAAAGGGTCAACTATGCTAAGGTCAGATGATCTCTTTTAAGAAAATGATGTTTTTTTATTGTGCCAGTAACTCATATATTATCAGTATTTTTTTTTAAGCTAGCTGTTCATTTCGGAGCTCTTTACCATTAAGTTGGTatcgtgaagcagatcccaactgACACTCAGAATACATAAATGCAACAAAATGCCATTTACCTAATAAGAAATTATCAAACTATAATAGCGGAGAGAACCCAAAGTGCAGCTGGATTTAATTGTGTACCTGATCAGGATTCCTTCCATGAGAGCTCTGATCAGTAGTCAGTTCTTGGTGAGATGAGTACTGCAAGTATACATTTCTTCCCCTAAGATGGCATAAGAGCATGGTAATTAATTAACTGAGCATAACATCATTGAATGAAATAGTGCAGCTTCGATCTTTCACTCCAAGATCAAATGGCGGCACTCTCTGTCACTATCTTGGATAATcagaacacaaaaaaaaaactgtgAAATAAATAGCTCTGCAGGCAGAAGCACAGGTGCAACCAAAGGTATTTATGGCATCAGTAGTGTCTCTATAGCAACAATATAACAATGTGGCGCAGTCCCAGCCTGAGGCGTCCAGTCTAGCAATATTTTTGGCATGTGGTGCCTGCCATATCCAAGTGGTGCCCCAGTAACGTCCATGTGACGCAATTTTTGTCGCCATGCCTAAATCTCAACCCTATGGATGGGTGAGCTTGATCTCCCGCGCCTAGGAGTAGAGAAATTGGCACACGTGGGAAACGGCAGCCATGTCGGGAAGGAAAAGGGAATTGATAGGGAAAAGAGTTGTCCAGAGGCAGAGAGAGGGAGAAGGGGGGGTAGTGAGTGGGAGAGAAAGACAGGGAGAGAGACGGCCAtggtggggggagggggggggaatTAGCCCCGTACCTTGACCTTGTCCTCTCCGGCAACCAGTCAACAACAGCAGCTACGGCCTCCGTACCACCTCGCCTGCTCCGCCCCAGCCACAATCACCTCCTCCAGCGACCCCTTTCCCCTCCTCCCGACAGCCCCTTTCCTCCCCAGCTTCGGGTGGTCCTCAAACTACAGATCCGCGAGCTGTAGGGCAGGGCACCTTGTACAACTAGGCTCCAATCCGGCCACCACTTGCTGCTACATGCGCATCAGGCCATGAGATCAGCAAGGTATGCTACTTTTCCCCGCCCCTCTCTCCTTATCCCTGCTCTTCCTCCCCCTGTACGTCTCCGGATGTGCTTTATTTTCTACCCATGTGGTCTGAATTTGTAATGTACTCTGCCTTGTTGCCCAACACCTACCCCTCCCCCCTCTGCTTCCAACCTTCCACTCACTCTTCTCTACTTCTCTTTACCCTCTTGTTGCAGCAAGAGGTCACCTACTCCGATGAGTTTTCAAAGAAGTCGTTTTTATCATCTACATACGGATTTGAGGCTTCGGTGTGTGTTACAAGCTATgccatcaactactattgtattgGTTTGCCATGTTTATGTTGCCAAATTTCCTAATTTGCTATCATATGAGTTAAAAAATAATTACATATTTCCTCTCATATTGCATCAATGAGGTAGCGATTTGATTCGCCATCATACATATTAGGTTATGTCTATGATGTCGCCACGCCATACGCACATAGCCGTTATAATGCTATTAAGGGGGGCGGTCGACATAAACCGCAATACGCCATAAAACACTTGGGCGCAGCCAAAAAAGGAAAATCTTAATACCTTACGCTAGGTTGAATGGTGGTGTAGTATTGGATGGCGCTGACGGAAGCCGCCAAATCCTCCATCTGGACAAGAGCCTGcaccagcagcaccagaagaaactCCACATCACAATCACAAAAACCGTAAATCCACCTAATAACAGCTGAAACTAGCGAAACGGATGAGGGTTCCCACCTGGTTCTTGGCGCGCAGCATGACGAGCTTGGCGACCGTGCCGAAGGGCTGCACCACCTGGAGCAGATCGCTCTGCACACGCATCGAGACGACCGAAAAGTTCAAACTTTGAACCGGAGAAACATAATAGAATCCGGCGAGAAAAGAAATTCCGCCGATGAAGAAAAAGGGGGCAGGGATTTGGTCACCTCGGAGATCTCATGCCCGACGTTACGGATGTGGATCACCCTGGAGGGCTCGGCCATCCTCTCCCCGACGACGACTCCAATCGCACGCGACGAAACTGCAGCAACCCGGTGAAAAACAGATTAATCCAGGGGTTCGGGAACCAAGACTCGATCCGTGCGGCCGATGAGAGGAGCAGGGGAGGGATCGGGGAAGGGCGGTACCTCCGTTTGCTAGGGTTTTAGCGGTCGGGCGGGGGATCTAGGGTTTAGCTCCGTAGAATAAGACGAGGGGAGGACGGATGGAGAAGTGGAGATTTGAGAGGACGGAGCAAAGAAGGGATCCAAGATTTGTTTGGACTGCGGATTAGGATTAGGATTAGGTGAGCACCTGTTTGTTTGACAAGAGACCGACAAGACGAGCCTGCACGCAAGGGCTCCTGGGTTTTGCGGCCTTGTTTGGCTCGATAGGGAAAATTTCCTTCACCAGCCACAAAATTGAACTTTGCGAAAATTGAGGCCCTACTACTACTACAAATTTTCGCAGATTTGCAGAAAAAAAAAAAGCCGGAATTGGGACAAAAAACTAGTTAATGAATCTTCATTATCGTGTGTCGCATGTCTTGTTTGTTACAGCGAGCGTGTGGATTTGCAGCCCAAAAGCTACCCGAATATGGGGTAAAATACTTGTAGAGTTCGTTGATTATTCTTTCCATGTTGCAAAGCGTATAgagttttcttttttcctttttgtatgGGAAGGAGGAGTCTTCTAGGGAAGACTCGCGGTAATTCAAACAATGTGTTATGGGCGTGCGATTTGTTAAGATAGTTGAGGTTATGTTTGNNNNNNNNNNNNNNNNNNNNNNNNNNNNNNNNNNNNNNNNNNNNNNNNNNNNNNNNNNNNNNNNNNNNNNNNNNNNNNNNNNNNNNNNNNNNNNNNNNNNGCGACGGGGTATGACAAGTAGAGCTCGTCTTCAGAGTCAGACAGATACGACCTGTCGCTGCGTGAGTCTGCAAGAAACCAAGAGAAACAACAGTCTTAACAAACCGAGCGGAcatcaagaagatgaagaagaagaaaagagacaGCTCGCTTGGGTTCCGCGAACCCACCTTCGGTGTAGTCGCTGAGGGAGGAATCATCCTCGTAGCTTCCAGCCCCCCTCAACGGTGGACGTGGCCACGAGGATCCGGGAGGCGGCCACGACGATCCGGGAGCCTCGGAGGAGGACTCTCGCTTCCGCTTCCCTGTCCCTGCCATCTCTCCCTCTCCTCGGCAGCCACTGCACTACCACGCGATCGATTGAACCGCGCAGGGAGATTGTAGGAAGCTACGGGAAAGAGGAGAGAATTGCAGGGGAGGGGGCGGCGcgccgaggaggaagacgagacaGTATATTGTGGGAAGCGAGAAGCGACACGCGAGATGGATTTCGGGAATATACGGGAGAGCCCAGCTAAGTGGGCCGAGACGTTTGGAACAGCTCATTTACGGGCCAACGAATAAGTGGAAAACTAAATGCGAGCCCAACATCTGCCGCCTCGAACCCACATCTCAAAAAAATCACTCTACTCTCTTGTTATTCCGCTCATCAGCAAAACAGAACTTCTACTTGCCTTCAAAagagcaacaaaaaaaaaacttctacTAGGCCAACAGGAAAGGCCAGCAAGAGGCACCGGCATAGATATGTCCTCAGAAGCTCGTGCCAAACATAAGGATGATGCAAGTGAACAGGTAACACGAACAGAAGCAAACCATAGAAGGCTAACATAGTACAAATGAAGCAGTTTACACGCATCACACAAGATTTGAGTCAAGACAGAGTAGCAATCCTTTGTCACGGTGCAGACAAAGCTAGGTTGACAGAAAGAAGTTCAAAAGTTTACAGAGAAGAGGGgggcatttttttctttttcaaatcccCGCATTCCAGGAAGAACCTCTATATGTTCTGCATCTGGGAGAATGAAATTCTAATGGTAGACCCCTCAAGCTTGCTTGCATGCTTACAGACGAGTGCTTCGGTCGCCGCTTCCTCACTTTCAAACTGCACAAGAGCCTGCGTCTTGCCGCCTGCCTCAAACAGTTTTGACTTGACGACAGTGCCGTGCTCACTTACATGATCAAGGATCGCATCCTCGGTAATCTCTTGTGAAAGCGCCGAGATGTGGATCATCTTGGTTGGGGCACAGCAGTGGCGGTAGTTCTTAACCACGTTACTGTTGAACCGGTTAAGGTTGGAAGTTGAGTAGTCATTTGCATCAGGAGCTGGGGTAATAGTAGGGTATTTAGAGAAGTTAACTTCCAGTTTCTGTCCGAGTAGCATTGCTCCCTGTCGAAGTAAATTCCATTGGTATCAAGGGTGATTACAACAAACAGGTAAAGAGTGTAGGACCAATGACTGGAAGAACTAATGCAGGAGCTTAATTGACCACAAAGTACCTTTAAATAGTGTACAGCAAGCTCGGCCTGAAGCCCATCAGCCATCTGGACAAGGGCATGGTCTGGCTTATTGCGGAGTACCTTGATCCGCACTATATTTCCATAAATAGAAAACAGATTGAAGAGCTTATCCGCATCAACTCGCTGCACATAAAAGGCAATATAAAAGAGATAAGTATGATGTGAACAACTTGGGGAGTTGATGGCAAGTGAGGTCTCTACTTACATCACTGTTCAAGTTGCTAACTATAAGTGTGCAGCGATCATTGGTACCAGTCACTCCAGGAGGCAATGTTCCACCAAATGCAGCAGCAACCATTGCAGCCTGGCCCATCTGTTATAGAGACATTATAGCAGGCAAATCAATACTTTATGTGAGATAGAAGGTTTAGAGAAGCACCAAATGAAGCAGTGGAAACATATTGTGTGCTAAATTGGGGAAAAGGGAGTCCAAAAGAACAAACCTGTGCATATGCAGCTGGGGCCCAGAAAGACGATCAAAATAAAGAagttaaaatatattttcaatgtGATGACAAAGATGAATAAAGAAGCATGAAGGAACGTTGCAATGTCTTACCTCCAGGCTGTTGGAAACCAAAAAGACCACTAGGATCATTAAAACCAGGCTGTTCAAAGCAACAGTTACAAGGCTTAGCCACCAAAAATTGTCCAAATAACATAACGACCTTTACATAGTGGAAACAATAATACTAGGAAGAAAAAACGAAGAGAAGTAACTACCTGAGAAGATCTTGGACGTTGCTCTGTGGGCAAAGACGGATTTGTGAAATCTCTGAGGAAGAAAAGCATGGCTTTCAGTATGCAGAGATACAGAAACAAAGAATAAAATAAAAGTCAAAGAATAAAATAAAAGTGTGTTACAAACACTTCTAGCTAACCATACCAGATACAAAAATGAAGTCACCTTACCTAGATCTATCATTGTTGTAGTGAACTTGCAACTCGGTGAGACTGGAGGTTCAAGAGAACAAGATCAGACTCGGGACTTAAATGTAAAAGAAAATATAACATAGGAACTGCTCAAGGACATACTTTGAATACTGAATGTCTAGCTGGCAGCAACCATCATAAATGTTTCGTccctgaaaatatttattttggtgGATGTAAGAGATGTCTTAGCAAAAGCATTTGATCATTTAGTTCTGAAAGTTGTGTATGCAATAGATAGTTACATGCAAAGCACCAGCTGCTTGTATTCCACTTTGGCGTGATTCAAACTGTATGAGGGCTTGAAAACCTACATCACCAAGAAAATGAGTATTGTGATACACAAGTCCTTTGATTCAAAATGTGGTTAATTACCGATATTTCTAGTGGAAAAAACTGACTAGAAAATGGCTAGAAAGACTTCAAAATATGCATTGCAGAGCAATGTGCAAAAATACATCAGCGATTGTGTTCTATCTAAGAAGAAAATAAATATGCATGCAGTATAGGAAGAGTGAGAAGTAGAGACGGGAAGAATCTGACCAGCTGACTTTTGAAATGTGACAATCTTCTCCACAAATCCATAAGGAGAAAACACTTGATGAAGCACTTCGACAGTCATAGGATAGAGCATATGATGAACAGTAACTAAGAGAATTCGGTTGGGTTCGTCCTGAGGCCCAGCAGCAAACGAGTACCGAGAAAGAATAGAGGAAAGAGAAGaatgaatagagaagaatatgcatctagttggaatagaagaGAGCAGAGAGAGCATGTAAACTAAATGAGTGATCTACAACAAATGGTGAAAATGTAGATGACAATAACAACAGTATGAAATAGTTAATACATATATATTTAACGACCTTattcccttttctttttattcaATTTAAATAAGTTAAAATGTAACAGCAGTATATTACATGGTTGGTGGCACGGAGAAGAGAATCTTCTTTCAGAGGAAAGTAGCACGCTAAGAAAGACCTAAACAGTTAAAATGGATTTACGCAACTTAGCGCCTACTTCCTGAAAAGAATCTTCTTCTAGTCAGTAGTGACATATTTCCCCATTTTCTTTTTATATAATTGAATTATTAATACGTAACAGCAGCATTAAATGGTTGGTTGCACGGAGAAAAGAATCTTCTTTAGCAAGCAGAGTAGCACACTATGAAATAACCAAACAGTTAAAAACAGATTTGAGCAACCTGATGCATACTTCATGAAAATAATCTTGTTTAGCAAGCACACTCTGAAAGGCCTAAGCAGCTAAATAGGGACCTACCTACCACCTACTTCATGACCAAGCGTGGGTATCATAACAAACCAGTTAAAACCCTGAGAACTACAAACCAACTAGCCAGGGCCCAAAAGATAGAACAGGTGATAAACGGATGCAACAAAACCATCATACACAGTTGGGTAAGAGCTTAGGTTTAAAAGTTATGACAAAGGGTCAACTATGCTAAGGTCAGATGATCTATTTTAAGAAAATGATGTTTTTTTATTGTGCCAGTAACTCATATATTATCAGTATTTTTTTTTAAGCTAGCTGTTCATTTCGGAGCTCTTTACCATTAAGTTGGTatcgtgaagcagatcccaactgACACTCAGAATACATAAATGCAACAAAATGCCATTTACCTAATAAGAAATTATCAAACTATAATAGCGGAGAGAACCCAAAGTGCAGCTGGATTTAATTGTGTACCTGATCAGGATTCCTTCCATGAGAGCTCTGATCAGTAGTCAGTTCTTGGTGAGATGAGTACTGCAAGTATACGTTTCTTCCCCTAAGATGGCATAAGAGCATGATAATTAATTAACTGAGCATAACATCATTGAATGAAATAGTGCAGCTTCGATCTTTCACTCCAAGATCAAATGGCGGCTCTCTGTCACTATCTTGGATAATCagaacacacaaaaaaaactGTGGAATAAATAGCTCTGCAGGCAGAAGCACAGGTGCAACCAAAGGTATTTATGGCATCAGTAGTGCCTCTATAGCAACAATATAACGATGTGGCGCAGTCCCAGCCTGAGGCGTCCAGTCTAGCAATATTTTTGGCATGTGGTGCCTGCCATATCCAAGTGGTGCCCCAGTAACGTCCATGTGACGCAATTTTTGTCGCCATGCCTAAATCTCAACCCTATGGATGGGTGAGCTTGATTTCCCGCGCCTAGGAGTAGAGAAATTGGCACACGTGGGAAACGGCAGCCATGTCGGGAAGGAAAAGGGAATTGGTAGGGAAAAGAGTTGTCCAGaggcagagagagggagaggggggggggggtagtgAGCGGGAGAGAAAGACAGGGAGAGAGACGGCCAtggtggggggaggggggggggaatTAGCCCCGTACCTTGACCTTGTCCTCTCCGGCAACCAGTCAACAACAGCAGCTACGGCCTCCGTACCACCTCGCCTGCTCCGCCCCAGCCACAATCACCTCCTCCAGCGACCCCTTTCCCCTCCTCCCGACAGCCCCTTTCCTCCCCAGCTTCGGGTGGTCCTCAAACTACAGATCCGCGAGCTGTAGGGCAGGGCACCTTGTACAACTAGGCTCCAATCCGGCCACCACTTGCTGCTACATGCGCATCAGGCCATGAGATCAGCAAGGTATGCTACCTTTCCCCGCCCCTTTCTCCTTATCCCTGCTCTTCCTCCCCCTGTCCGTCGCCGGTTGTGCTTTATTTTCTACCCTTGTGGTCTGAATTTCTAATGTACTCTGCCTTGTTGCCCAACGCCTACCCCTCTGCTCTGCTTCCAGGCTTCCACTCACTCTTTCTCTACTTCTCTTGACCCTCTTGTTGCAGCAAGTGGAAACCTACTCCGATGAGTTTTCAAAGAAGTCGTTTTATCATCTACATACAATGATTTAAGGGTTCGGTGTGTGTTACGGGCTATtccatcaactactattgtattaGTTTGCCATGTTTATGTTGCCAAATTTCCTAATTTGCTGTCATATGAGTTAAAAAATAATTACATATTTCCTCTCATATTGCATCAATGAAGTAGCGATTTGATTTGCCATCATACATATTAGGTTATGTATATGATGTCGCCACGCCATACGCATATAGCCGTTATAATGTCATGAAGGGCGGCGGTCGACATAAACCGCAATACGCCATAAAACACTTGGGCGCAGCCAAAAAAGGAAATCTTAATACCTCACGCTAGGTTGAATGGTAGTGTAGTATTGGATGGCGCTGACTGAAGCCGCCAAATCCTCCATCTGGACAAGGGCCTGCACCAGAAGAAACTCCACATCACAATCGCAAAACGGTAAATCCATCTAATAACAACAGCTGAAACTAGCGAAACGGATGAGGGTTCCAACCTGGTTCTTGGCGCGCAGCATGACGAGCTTGGCGACCGTGCCAAAGGGCTGCACCACCTGGAGCAGATCGCTCTGCACACGCAACGAGACGACCGAAAAGTTCAAACTTTGAACCGGGGAAACATAATAGAATCCGGCGAGACAAGAAATTTCGCCGAACAAGGATAGAAGAAAAAGGGGGGCAGCGATTTGGTCACCTCGGAGATCTCATGCCCGACGTTGCGGATGTGGATCACCCTGGAGGGCTCGGCCATCCTCTCCCCGACGACGACTCCAATCGCACGCGACGAAACTGCAGCAACCCGGTGAAAAACAGATTAATCCAGGGGTTCGGGAACCAAGACTCGATCCGTGCGGCCGATGAGAGGAGCAGGGGAGGGATCGGGGAAGGGCGGTACCTCCGTTTGCTAGGGTTTTAGCGGTCGGGCGGGGGATCTAGGGTTTAGCTCCGTAGAATAAGACGAGGGGAGGACGGATGGAGAAGTGGAGATTTGAGAGGACGGAGCAAAGAAGGGATCCAAGATTTGTTTGGACTGCGGATTAGGATTAGGATTAGGTGAGCACCTGTTTGTTTGACAAGAGACCGACAAGACGAGCCTGCACGCAAGGGCTCCTGGGTTTTGCGGCCTTGTTTGGCTCGATAGGGAAAATTTCCTTTACCAGCCTCAGAATTGATCAAAAATTTGTAAACTTTGCGAAAATTGAGGCTCTACTAGTACAAATTTTCGCAGATTTGCAGACGAAAAGCTAGCCGGAATTGGGACAAAAATACTAGTCAGCGAATCTTCATTATCGTGTATCCCGTGTCTTGTTTGTTACGGGAGCGTGCGGATTTGCAACCCAAAAGCTACCCGAATATGGGGTAAAATACTTGTAGAGTTTGTTCGATTATTCTTTCGATGTTGCAATGTGTATAgagttttctttttttcctttttgtaccGGGAGGAGTCTTCTAGGGAAGACTCACGATAGTTCAAACAATGTGTTATGGGTGTGCGATTTGTTAAGATAGTTGAGGTTATGTTTGGTTAGCAACCAAAAAAAACCAACTCGACTTTCTAAAAATCATGTGAATATGCCAAATAGTTAAGATGCCTATCTTTTTTCATGATGCACATGTGTCTCCTTTCCTACTATGAGCTTTTGTGCAACTCAATTGTAGGAACTGAGCTTTACTAGCAGCCACATATTCTTCCGCCACCATTATCTAGACTCCGTGGTCCTTTCACTTGTCGTCCTAGACCAGCTCCTACATCGTTGGCCCACGACGATGTCATATTATTCACGATACTCATCGGACCATCATATGTCAATGATAAGTCTCGTCATTGTCTCCCATTTTTGTCTCTCGCAAACAGGAACTCTCTCTCTAACTCTTTGTGTCTCTCTCTAACGGGTTAAATGTTAAGTGTTATTTATCTTAAGCCTAAGACAAAATCATATCAAGTAGCTAGCATTTTCACTTAGATCTTATCTTTTCACTTATTTCGGCTTTGAATGGCTTGATTCCATCTCCTTAAATCATAGAATAAAATAAATTGTTGTTAAGCAAAATGACATTTAAGAAAACCTCTTTTGTTTTTTTGGACCAATGGCAGGGAGAACTCCACATTAAAGAAATATATATCTATATTTTTTATAAAGCAAAAGTTCACTAAAATATATTTATGATAGTCTATCTTCGCATGCTGCATATCAATGTCACCAAGTAATCATATATGTATACCAGTTCGTGGATTTTACAACATATATGTATTAGTCAAACATTTCAGTTACACAAAACACGCTAAATTACGATACATTTAATATTTGGAGGGCTCGTGATCGACATTTTACGCCCATGTTACATATAGAAAATCTAATATAGTAATTAATTAAACTAGAAATCTTCGTCAGCATGGCCTTTGCAGGAGCCCGAGGCCACAACAGTGCCCGCTCCACTCTTGGAAGACGTAAGCTTTTTTCTCTTCGGCTTGAGTTCATTGACGAAGACCTCCAGCGAGTCAGAATCCTCCAACGACGACTCAATATAGGGTTAGAGGCCGGGTGTGCGCCTTCACTTGGCATCATGGGGGATGGGACACCAACGGCCTGTGAAGGCCACGAGGCCTTGCGGAAAGCGAAGCCCTTAGCGTCGCCTCCTTTCCTCGCTCTGAGCGCGAGCAATGATTGGTAACTCGACGCATATCTACAGCGCCGGGGCATTGTTCATGTAGTTTGTTCAACCATTTTTGCAAGTCTAAGCTACCAGCGGCTCTCACTCGATTTATAGACGAGCCTAGGGTGGCCAGAAGGCAGCTAAACAGTGGGAAAAATAAGCTCAAAAATATCACACACGGTTTAGTTGAAAGAACGAATCTGCAAAGATGGACGATATGCACAAGATTCAGGAGAGAGTAAACATTTGCTTATATCACATATGATTTTTAAAAATTCTCTTGAAACACATAaatgtgattttatttttttaaatggcgggagcactggtgcccatgaacCAAAAATATATGTTCGTACCAATGCCTTTTAAATGCATTAGTTTGTTATATTAGTCTTGTTTATGGTGATAGCCAAATATAAACATCAAATATAACTATATGACCAAGCAAAGTAACATACACAATAACATAAAAAATAATACATTGGTATCCTCATCGTTTATTGTATAAGCTGCCAAATGAGCCAATACTTTTACATCAAGTAGATTGATTTCGTGATCTCTTAAAAATCATATATGCTAATTTTCTTAGATTATGTATATATATAGAAGTCTATTTACTTCATAGGGACAAAGAATATGCACACTGTCCAACAGGTGCATGTTAGAATGTCGAAGACCAACTTAAGAGACACTCTGGCTTATGTGTGTACAATCACCGCGATGGTGTCATGCCTCTATAACAATATTACCCACCAGGTGATTGGGCGTTAGGTATATATCCCTTTCAAGAGTATAAATTTGTTTAGACTAGACGGGAACTTACTATTAGAATCCATGCAATAATTAGGATGGCATGTGGTGGCGCACCTCGTTATTTGTATGGGATCACATGTGGTAGGTGATCAGTTCTCGGTTGAAGGTCATACCCGACATGGTTGGTGTAGGCTACAACGATGCCCCAAGTGTTGTTTCCCTCCTAAGAGGCGTTGTCGTGGATTTGTACCCTCCACCTTGGCTCCAGGTGAAAGCCTAGGTCCAGTGAGCCGGACGAGCAGTGGCAATGCTTCGGCTCCGTCCCTTCCTTAAGGCGCCACCCTAGGGTTTCGGTCGTCGTGGTTATATTTCGTGGTCATTTGCGAAGTTGCCCATTGAAAGGACAcgaatgtcgcctagagggggggtgaataggcgatttaaaacttttacgagatgggcttaacaaatgcggaataaaactagcgtttactttgtcaagcccaaagcctataaactatggttcacctatgtgcaccaaaaacttattctaagcaa contains:
- the LOC124663932 gene encoding polypyrimidine tract-binding protein homolog 3-like, yielding MAEPSRVIHIRNVGHEISESDLLQVVQPFGTVAKLVMLRAKNQALVQMEDLAASVSAIQYYTTIQPSVRGRNVYLQYSSHQELTTDQSSHGRNPDQDEPNRILLVTVHHMLYPMTVEVLHQVFSPYGFVEKIVTFQKSAGFQALIQFESRQSGIQAAGALHGRNIYDGCCQLDIQYSNLTELQVHYNNDRSRDFTNPSLPTEQRPRSSQPGFNDPSGLFGFQQPGAAYAQMGQAAMVAAAFGGTLPPGVTGTNDRCTLIVSNLNSDRVDADKLFNLFSIYGNIVRIKVLRNKPDHALVQMADGLQAELAVHYLKGAMLLGQKLEVNFSKYPTITPAPDANDYSTSNLNRFNSNVVKNYRHCCAPTKMIHISALSQEITEDAILDHVSEHGTVVKSKLFEAGGKTQALVQFESEEAATEALVCKHASKLEGSTIRISFSQMQNI